The nucleotide window ACCGGCAAGACCACCACGATCGGCAAGATTGCGAGCTTGTTGACCGTAGCTGGGCGTTCGGTCATGATCGCTGCAGGTGACACCTTTCGAGCGGCGGCTACCGAACAGGTCGGTGTCTGGGCAGCCTTAACCGGTGTCGAGGTGGTCTCGGGCCAGCCGGGAGCGGACCCTGCCTCAGTGATCTTTGACGCCATTGAGCATGCCAGGGCCGTCGGTAGTGACGTGGTGCTCTGTGATACCGCCGGGCGCTTGCAGACAAAGACCAATTTGATGGAGGAGTTGAAGAAGATTCGTCGTGTGGCGGCAAAGTCCTCTGGCGAAGTCACCGAAGTGCTGTTGGTGATCGACGCTACCACTGGTCAGAATGGACTGCGTCAGGCCGAAGTCTTTCACGGTGCCGCGGAGGTGACGGGGATTGTACTGACCAAACTCGATGGGAGTGCCAAGGGGGGAGTAGCACTCGCTATCGAGTCCCAGTTCGGCCTCCCGATTAAACTGGCGGGGCTCGGAGAGGGGTTGGCGGACCTCGCCCCCTTTGATCCCAAGGCCTTTGTCGCTGCGCTGCTAGGAGAAGATTCGGATGTTTGAGACTCTTGGAGAACGCCTCGAGGGGGCATTATCGCGTATTCGCGGGAAGACCAGGCTTACGCAAGCCGACGTAGACGAGGCGCTCGCCGAGATCCGTCGAGCCCTTCTTGAGGCTGACGTCAACATCGGCGTCGTGAACCTCATCAGCGAACGGGTCGGCCAGGCAGCCGTTGGTGCCATGAGTTCGCCTTCGTTAACCCCTGGTCAACAGGTGGTCAAAGCCGTACATAACGAGTTGATCGATGTGCTTGGGCAGGACACCTACCGTATTCGTTTCGCTTCGACACCCCCGACGATTCTGCTTCTCGCGGGTCTGCAAGGATCGGGAAAGACGACTGCTGCGGCCAAGTTAGCCCTCTTGCTCCGGCGACAGGGACGCTCTCCGTATCTGATCGCCGCTGACCTGGCTCGACCTGGTGCGGTGCGCCAGCTGGAGATCCTCGGCGAGCAGGCGGGTGTCCCTGTCTTTAGCGAACCCAGCACCCCCGTAGAGGTCGCCACGAAGGGCGTCGCTGAAGCCAAGCGACTCGCCCGCGATGTCGTGATCATCGACACCGCTGGGCGGCTCGCTATCGACGATGCGTTGATGAACGAGGTGAGCGAGATCCAAAAGGCTACCCAGGCGCATCTGCGCTTTCTGGTAGTTGACGCGATGATCGGCCAGGATGCGGTAGTGACGGCGCGAGCCTTTGATGAGCGACTTGAACTCTCGGCGGTCATACTCACCAAGCTCGATGGGGACGCACGTGGTGGTGCCGCCCTCTCGGTCAAAGAGGTGGTGGGCAAACCGATTGCGTTTGCCTCCGTTGGAGAAAAGCTTGAGGATTTTGAGCCCTTCTACCCAGACCGGATGGCCTCACGCATCCTTGGGATGGGTGACGTCCTCAGCCTGATCGAACGGGCTCAGGACACCATGGATGAGGAGGTCGCCAAGAAGGGTGCTGACCGTCTTCGCTCTGGCAACTTCGATCTCGAGGATTTTCTCGAACAGCTCCGACAAGTTCGCAGGATGGGCCCCTTGAAGGGAGTGCTTTCTATGCTGCCAGGTGTGCCAAAGGAGCTCAAGAATCAGGAGATCGATGAGGGTGAGATCAGTCGCATCGAGGCAATTGTCTCCTCGATGACCAAGGCTGAGCGCAAAAACCCGACGATGATCGACACCTCCCGGCGGGCCCGCATTGCGGCGGGTTCTGGGACAACCCAATTGCAGGTCAATACGTTGCTCAAACAGTTCCGAGATATGAATAAGATGATGCGCCAGATGGGGGTAGGGCCACCATC belongs to Ferrimicrobium sp. and includes:
- the ffh gene encoding signal recognition particle protein, with the protein product MFETLGERLEGALSRIRGKTRLTQADVDEALAEIRRALLEADVNIGVVNLISERVGQAAVGAMSSPSLTPGQQVVKAVHNELIDVLGQDTYRIRFASTPPTILLLAGLQGSGKTTAAAKLALLLRRQGRSPYLIAADLARPGAVRQLEILGEQAGVPVFSEPSTPVEVATKGVAEAKRLARDVVIIDTAGRLAIDDALMNEVSEIQKATQAHLRFLVVDAMIGQDAVVTARAFDERLELSAVILTKLDGDARGGAALSVKEVVGKPIAFASVGEKLEDFEPFYPDRMASRILGMGDVLSLIERAQDTMDEEVAKKGADRLRSGNFDLEDFLEQLRQVRRMGPLKGVLSMLPGVPKELKNQEIDEGEISRIEAIVSSMTKAERKNPTMIDTSRRARIAAGSGTTQLQVNTLLKQFRDMNKMMRQMGVGPPSATRSRAKSKRKKRR